The genomic window TGAGGACTAGGTATCTGTAGGTATTTTATTGTCATTAATGTGGAACTCCTGCTTTAGATATTGAATTGTTTTTACAAGGAAAGATCAGTTAtgaatatttttcacatttatttaaATGAGCTAAAATATTCAGGGAAAAATCCCAAAGATCTTTTGAaacttgttcatttatttacatATAGCAAATTATGCCTTGTAAAACATTTTGAAGTATTTACTAGTGATCATAAGTAAAATGACTTAAGAGCAATATAGTAACTGAAAAAAATGCTCATCTGTGTTAACACAGGTGTAGTAtcgaattacaaccacaattgaacccaaaatttctgttgctaagcaagacatttgttaagtgagttttgccccattttatgaccttccttgccacagttaagtgaatcactgcagttaataatgtggtggtgaagtgaatctggcttccccattgactttactcgtTAGGaggttgtaaaaggtgatcacatgacccccaggacactgcaaccgtcataaatacatgccagttgtcaagtatctgaatttgcatcatgtgatcatgaggatgctgcagcgATCTTAAGTGTTAAAaagagtcataagtcacttttttcagtcctgttgtaactttgaactgtcatcaaacaaatggttttaagttaAGGACTAGCTGTACAGTGTCTGTATATAACATGTGACTTTGTACCTGTTCTCTGCTTGGGCTGTTTGGAAAATAGAAATAGTATAAGAAGTCAACCAGCTTCTTAGCTATTTAAAGAAAACCTGCTGGCATTAATTCATGAAAATAGAAGACTAAAGACTAGAGAAAGACTAGAAAAAGAGTTGGATATAGTGGTACTTGGGCATACTGGTGTAACCATGTAAGTTagctttcatttcttcttttttatttaagtaTAATTTGCTTGTAGCTCCAAACTGAACATTTGTCACTGTTTACTGACCAAACAGACAAATGAAATATGCCTTTTGTTTCTCTTAGAATGGCATACTTAAAAGTCAAGATTATAAATCAATTTGAAGTCCTGATTTTAATTAATCCTATAGCTTGCTTAAACAATTATACTTTAGAACTATTAATATTATATACAGGCAAAACCTACAAACGACTAAAGGATATAACTGAGAAATAGGATAAGAGTCAGTTCCTTGGAAATATTTGGAGAATTAATCATTAGTACTCGTTTTTATTCTTCAGAataattcagtggttctcaaccttcccaatgctgtgactctttaatacagtttctcatgttgtggtgacccccaaccataaaattattttcgttgctacttcataactgtaattttgctactgttatgaatcgtaatgtaaatatctgatatgcaggatgtattttcattattacaaattgaacataattaaagacCCATTTTGAGTCCAACCACTAGTAAGAGTTCACATTTGTATCTACACAATGAAAATCCAACCATCAAATTGAGATATTTTGCCACATCATTGCATCTGATTAAAGACAGAAAAGATGATTTTCATAAAGTCTGAAAGGCCCACTGTGAAGACTTTTATGACTTCTGGATAATGAAACCACTCAGATTCAAGAGTAGTTGAACTTCagctgtaatagcaatagcaatagcagttagacttatataccgcttcatagggctttcagctctctctaagcggtttacagagtcagcatattccccccaacaacaatccgggtcctcattttacccacctcggaaggatggaaggctgagtcaaccttgagcctagtgggatttgaacagccgaactgctgaactgcagtcagctgaagtagcctgcagtgctgcatttaaccactgtgccacctcggctcttctcggCTGTATAGCATCAACAGATGTGACTGGTCCTTTTCACAGGTCACTTACATACTGTATAAACTAAACGTATGTAACTAGAAGAAAGAAGGCTTTCTGGAAAAATTTTTATAAGTTTAGAAGGCTACCCTTTTTAAactcatcacaaacaattgcaaaATCTCGTCCCTGTAATAATAATTCTATTGTCACCAACATATTGAATGAGTTCAGCCACTATCAAAATCATTATGGCTCACAGTGTACTTAGCTACCATAGTACAGGACTACATAACAAATTATATAGTTTATAATTCAGTTTGCCACGAACCCAACAGTAGTTTGATTCATCACTAGTACAATGTATGAATACAGGGCTAAGGCAAGAATTAATACTGATTATGGCTTGGGCTGAAGGGACCAGAAAGTGGCTGACTTGGGGCTGATAACACTCAAATTGGCCTTCCTCAGTGGTTGTTATTTGAATGGCAATCCCCGGGCCGGGCACTCTAAACTCCCAGCAGATCAATGGAATCAGTCCCAGCCCCGCTCCCTTCACAGCCCGCTCTTCTCACCCGAGATCTTTGCCGGACCACAAGGGGCTACCGTGGCCGAGCGAGGCTCCCTTTCTAGGAAAGGAGGGATGACCGCTCAGCGCTTGTGGTTCAGAGCGGCTCTCCCAAAGAGCATATCAGAAGCTTTGCCGAGCAGGAGCAGCCAGCTGACACCCAGCCTTTTCCTGGCTCAGAAGGGGACGCCGGGAGCTGTAGTTTGAGCTCAGTCTACGCTGTTCCtaaaaccatcaaaaatatgtgtttctgatggtcttaggcgacccgtATGAAAGGATCATTCGATCCCCAAAGGGGTTGCGACCCACAGGTTAAGAACCGCTGGAATAATTTTTGCTTAGGGAAATGTATACGCATTGTCTacacaaaaataatattcttaAAATTTTGCTCCAATTAGCATAAACAAGGAATATTTTGTCTAGATGACACACAAGCACCTTTCATTCTGTATCGTTTACTGTACATGTACTAAAATATCAGTGTACATTTTCCTTAAAAGACATTTATTGAATAAAAAATTTACACTCAGCTTAGTAAAAATGATTGCATGCAAAGAAAGTGATAAAAATGATATGTTAATCAATTAACAATATTTTGGAATATAGATCTATGATTCTGTAACTACATATTAATACCTTATTTAAAACCTGCAATCATTTTAATCAATACAGTCATGGAGAAATTAGTTATACTTGATTTCACTTTATGACAACATTTATTTGGCATTTGCTGGAAATTTTAAAACATGATGATCTGATCCCTTAAAGGATTTTTGTGAACAGATACTTCATTCTGGAATTgaataaaaattcataaataaTTATTTGCAGAATTGAGATTTTAATTTAGTTCATAATATTCAGGAGTTCCTAAGATTAATTGTAAGatacatatttaaatatgtattttcccAAGGTATAGATTCTGAGAATCCAAAACAAGGATATAGTATTGCAAGAATACTACATTGCTTAAGAGACACCAGATAAATGGTCAATACACCACCTTGGAAAAAGTATTTtagaaatcaaaatcaaatctatTTTTTATGAATTAACAATATGGGGTATCACATTAAGTCTTTAGAGTGCAATTAAGAAATtccttacaaaaaaagaaatgtgctatCTTTTGTATGGTGATTATACTTACTTCCTACTTAATCACAACATGATTCATAAACACTGATACTGGTCATAAAtctaaaacatatttttctttcttaaccTGGTTTTAAGCAAAGAAATCTGAAATAAGCTTATATACAAAAgcctttaaaagtacaaaaataatATCTATTCGTGATTGATCATGCTTTACAACTTTCAGTTGTATACACATGCAAGATAGTAAAACATAACAGTAGTCCTAGTCAGGGCATGTGACTAGCTCCTGATAGAAAATGGGTGtgtattcaaaataaatttaatgcCCAATACTGCATTATTTAACAGTCTCTGCATGTGTATGTACTAATACAACAGTTTTCatattgttcttttaaaaaaatctctacatTACAAACACTAAAACCTATAATAGCTATATGACTATTTTTACAAAGAAATATCATAATGTACAAAACAAAAGTAGAGGACATGTATTAACATGCAAAATTTAGGAATTATATTaaactcaatttttaaaaagttggtaaTTCCCATCAGAACATTAAGCCAATAGTCATCTCCGACCAATATTGTTATACCAAAATAAATTTTACAATTTGCTGgtttttgtaaaatatttaaatCCAGGAGAACAAGTCCGTGGCCTTCATTTTCTTCCCATTAGATCATGAAAtgagctaaaaagaaaagaaaacatttcatctTCTATATAAATCCACCTTTCCATGAACACTTTGCTCAGGCTGAAATTTTAACATCTTACTTTAGAAAAAATTCCAAAAAACTCAACAGGATTTTCAATTAATATTAAGATTTTTGCTGTTGATCCTATAGCATAGGATCAAGTGATTAAACAAACATTAAAGCCAAATTACCAAGATGCGTATTAAGTACAAAGTTGAATAAAATTTGGGCCTGAGGAACTGAGTTTCAGAGTTTAGTATTCAGTTTTTAAGATTtctaaaatttaaatatatttatttaccaaACCCATCTTAGCAAAGCAAGACATATAACTGAAATTTAATATATGATATCTCATTGATCAAGTATTTACCTCTTTCACTGTCTTTTTGATGAATTCTTTTCTGTCAGATAAGTCATAACTGGGATAGCTTTTATATACCTGTAATGATCAATTTAAAACAAGTTTAATCAGGTGAAATGGAATGAACCTACTTATgatgggagaaaggaaggattCTGTTTTAAGAACGATTTCCTTCagtattttcattattaaaatTGTTCCCTCAATTATTTGCATTAAGGAAattatgcaataaaaataaaaagtactcATGTCCACAACCATTACTACAAAACTGAGGAAAACTAGTAATGACTTGCACTTTATTTCACAGTGAATCCTTTCCAGTTCTCATCTTCATATATGGAAAAgagaaaactgaaataaatgcTTACCCTGAAGTTTTACTACTCTTGCTTGATTTGACAAAGGCATTTAAGAATGGATTAATGTTCCCTATAACTTAAAAGGGCAGGGTTCATACGACCTAgatatttatcttttaaatgcTGTACTGCTGGACTCCTTAGACGTCTCTTGTATAGCTGACTCTGAGACTGTACAAACCAAAGGAGTCCATCaaataaaagaagacaaaaagggtGCGGGGAGATGTTAACACACAAAGTTGTTGCCAGAAATTGGGCCAACTACTCCATTTAATCTACCACAGAAGCTAATTGCTGCAGGGACAAAATAAATGAAGATTTGTGTTTATATTGCTTGAGAtctcattaaaaatatttatttattttgaatcctaTATTAAAAAAACTCTAGTATGTGCTACAGGAGAGCTATGAAAGAGGAAATATTTTCAATGAAAATGTTAAATTAGGACTGGAAGGCTCATATTCAGAATTCTGTTCCATTATGAGCCTCATTAATGACCTTGGGCTTGTCGGTGTACCTCAGCTCAAAACCATACTAATTTCTATAGAATTCATCTGTTGTTGATGGCAAAGTAGACAACAGAAGTACAGGCCTTTTTATCATGCATGCTGCATTTTATTTTgtactgtattttcttttatgtaGGGTTGTCTGTAATCTGTAATAAAGTTTGGTTAACTAATTAAATTTCGGCTGTTCATTGGGCTGATTGGGTTTAGGGAGGAAGAGACTTTATATCCTTGCTGCAAAGGCAAAAACTACAGAAATACTGTATATGGATCTTTATTTGCAGCCTTGAAAACTAAATGTACACAGTAAATAGTACACAAAATAAATGGCAAATATATACCTCTTTACAAATTTGTTTCATGGTAACTTCCTCCAAATTTGCATCAGCAAGTAGTTTTTTCACAGTTTCTTTCAAATCTTCATCTGTGGGTggctttttcaattttttaattaaAGGCTCATCATCTGAACTATTCTCAGATTCACTttctaaatgaaaaatattttgttaaaaatgcagATAACTGGTTTTTCCTTCCACCAGTCAAATTTAACTTTGAATAAAATTGTGAATTAGCTTATACTAAAGAAAGCTTTACATACTGGGATTTTTCAAAGAGAAAGATTCAGATAGTAAAAAGGTATCTTTTAGATTAGAGTACCCCAACCGTTCTGGCTTTGCGGACTGgccgggggaagggggggaaaggggcgAGTGGCGGGCAAGTGCATGGACACAAGCAGCTCCATTTGGCATGCCTGTGTTTTCCCAAAGCCCATGCAAGTGGTGCACACTCTTGCCTGCTACTCAAGGCCCAGTAGTGGGCTGCGGCCTGGTGGTTGGGGACTACTGTTTTAgatttcttctctcctgttttcATATCCTCCAACTTTACTATTTCTCATCCCAGTCATCTCTGGTTCTTTCCACCCAATATACACAAGAAAGGATAATCAAGATAATGTTTCTAATATGGCTGATTGCactaaaaaaaattcctcttaACTTGACAGAACATAGGAACAAATTCTTTTTGTATAAAATATGAAATTCAAAAGTGCCCTAAGTTTCCATACAATAGTCCAAATCATGTGACTGAAGTTGTTTAATAGAAACTGAGTTTAGTATTTCTAACTGGCCTGCCAGGATATTTCCTTTTTGATCCCAACAGCCAAAGTGAACATTAAAAGCCATGAAATAGTCCAAAATGTTTTGAGATATTAAGGATGCCTGGTTCCTCAAAAAACCCACAGAGTTTGAAATTAGTTTTTTGTCAGATTATAATAACTGAGATTTGATGAGTGGTGAACTTACCTTTTTTGGAAGAGTTCTGACTCTTCTTGGTTGTACTGCTATCTGCTTTCTTGACATAAGCGTTTTTTGAACCCTTTTTGCTTTTTGAAGCTACTTTTTgtttgggtttttctttctttgttgatTTTTTAGGTGGCTATGAAGTAGGTAGAAAGCAGAGTAAAATCTATTTCAATATCAGTTTTAAACATACTGAACTAATGCAAATTTAAtgctaaagaaataaaataaaagtgtaaCCCATTTAAACACTGTTATGTATGCTCTACCTGTCCCAAATATCTGTGGCTTGTTAAAagaggtgtttctttttttttcagtatgcAAAAGATACATTATAGAACATGTAGACTCATGCCTAGAAATCTGATACACAGATAATTTTAAATTATGACCTTAAAATATCAATATTATAACAATATAAACTGCAGTTTATAACTGCTATTATTCAGCCAATTCTCTTAAGAACCATTTATAACATTAATTGTTCTGACCCTCCCCACTCcgacctgcaaatcacccagacacaggcttggctgtttgccactctttaatcacggctttatcaactcctttggctgaaggcccagacacgactcaacatgcaagactagttgaaaatccaacaggcacaCATTCATCacagacagagtattccaatacAGTTTCAAACAGTTGGGTCTTGCAAATGACTCCTCCCCACTTCTTTACTTATATActttcttgggaggggccaagccacaaccacctgagcTTAATTATcgtctctgagtctgcctccgcagctgctgcttccgtttctctgcccttctttgcctggcatcaggaacaaactgccttgagacctccccactgctccatgcctcaggcgccccctggtggccaaccagcctctctggtccctgctctgagtctgaaccctgcccagggtcctccacattttccctggcagacttctatggttcctcgctatccaagtccatcagcagctcaaccagatcctgctgggccacaacaattaatATAGCTTATAAGCGATAAATTTAAGGAATTTTGGGACTATCTGTAACAATCTGATTCCATGCTGTTGCCATTTAACTTAAATTATTGGTGAGAGTATAATTCTTTAGCACATATTATTTATACTGAAATTCTTACCTCTTCTTCACTTTCTTTATCTTCCTCAGATGATtcatctttccctttcttttcatcGTCTTCACTGCTAGATTCATCTGTTAGGATTTCAGGACATTTGGTGCGTTTGGCTTTCCGTGCTGTTCCAGAGCTATTACGCTCTTTTTTACCACCTTTGTTAGGAGTTTTCTTGGATTTTGGCAATGGCTATTAAATATTGAAAATGaagtaatttatttaaaaattatcaaATAACTTTAATGATTGTTCCTATTTTGAAAATTTGTTCAGAAAATAGTTTCATAGGATTATAGGTTTACTTTAAGTGAATCAACATTGTTTTGGCTTTTATAAATTGTTTTGTGCTAATTTTAgcttttaatatatattatatattttgtggACAGCTCataacctgttagatgtcaaggtcctcttcggtCACCATGGACAAACGTCATCATGTATtttgtgttttcattttttttaaattctcaacttatttttacttttgtgtTAGACTCCTAATTCTTTTCCTATGGAAAGTCATGATATACATTAGATGAGTAAACACAttcgtttttaaaaaagaaatagaactgaGTAAGAATTTAATTCCTATTCAGATTAAATATTGAATGTTACATATCTGTGACCTTTTTGATACATTTTTCAGAGCTGCTCTGTTAAGTTGGCAGTAACTCCCAGAGTCGGTTCTACCAAATTCAGCAATTAATTATTGAAAGTAGAGTTTAAGGATTTCTATTTCCTTGTTGAAGAGGATTGTTTCTTTATAATTTGCATTTAGTCCTCAGTCTCATGGACTCTGGTGATCTGAGATATTTTGTATTTATAGAGATTAGGGAAGATTGAAGAGGTAAGGAGAATATGGGTTTATAAAATTTAAATGTTATTACAGAACGAATcttaacaactcttaatgaaTTGTGGTTTTGTTGTAATTGGCTATTTCAATTtgcatgtaccatatttttcgcactataagacacactcccccccccaaagtgggtggaaatgtgtCTTATAGAGCTAATATTGCTGAAGTCCCGCCCACttgctggcccccaccctttaGCCATTTTCTGCCTCCACATAGCCCATTTTCTGCCTCCACACGTCCCGTTTTCTGCCCGTTTCAGGCGGCAGGAATCGCCACCACTGCCAAATGCAATCGGCGGTGATCCCTGCctggaacaggccaaaaatgggacacgcagccaaaaatggggtgcagaggctgaaaacagaATGTGCAGAGGCGGCGATAAGCAACGACGATGGGCGGCggcgatccccacagcctggaatagTTGATTggcagtattccgggaggccggTCCAGCCACCAATgagctgctcgtgctaaatcaggctctGATAACATGCTGAAACTGACCAGGCTGCTTGctgcaaggacactagccagattaATACTTATGGATGcttggaggcagaggcagatttttttttcttattttcctccccaaaagctaggtgcgtcttatagtccggagcatcttatagtgcaaaaattacagtattttccatttttaaaaagggaaaaataaaaagataacttAATAGTTTGAAAATAGGGTCCACTAAAATGTTTTAATTCTCAAGGGATGTTAGTGTAACCCTAAGAGCTTCACTTGCCCTCAATATTTAGATGACTTTCCACTCCCCAGAACTACTATAGGTTATCAGTTTGTTGCATTTGCTTTCAGAAAATATGACCTTACAAATATATCTAAAATAAACAGTAATTAAAATGGTTTCAAATCATATACTTGTATTATTAATGGAATCATGAAGACATAATCAACACATTCAGATAAGCATTTATAGATGCAGGGCAACTCTTGAAAGTAACAATCTTTAATAACCTTAATAACCTTACTGAGGCCAGTAAGGTTGAGAGTTACTTTAAGTAACTTTAATATCAATAATATCTCAAATATCTCACTCATATAACTGTGTCCTAAGCCATGGCACATAGATATACATGAAATAAGTAAAACATTAGTGTAATTTTATGCTAACAGCTAGGCTCAGGAGGAACAGCTGTAAAAAACGAGGCACAAAATCTTTTTTGTTAATGCTAATATGTTTAAATTATGTCCTAAACCCCATTTTAGTTTAGATCAAAACAATGATCTAAGCATAGCTCTCACCTTGCCTGAAGGTTTTGGATGCATTAGGAAATTTAAGATTCTTGCTACCAGTTCACTGTTAACTCCTGATCTTTCCAAATCAAGAACTTCACATATGCTTTTTAGCATTGCATTTCTGTATCTGTTgagaaacacatttttaaaaacgtttAGTAAAAGTAATTACtaaatatataatacaaataGACAATATATTAAATATAGGTAATATAAAAGTGTgagatttatatacatacatacatatgtatatagatTTATATACACATACTCatgcacattctctctctctctacacacacacctTGGTAGACCAATGTATTTAAAATGCAGAGGCTCCAAGTCCTTTCACATTTTAATCAACACTCCTTATCAGTATTACCAACCATCATTTTGCAGATAGACAACTAGATTAATATTTTATGCTTCTTTTTTAGCCTCCACACAACATATCCAAATCACTCACATTAATCAAGTATTCTTAAAATTAATGAAAATTCAAATATTAACAATTCTTCTGATTGTTACATTTCCTATACATGAAATAAAATTGCACAAAAAGTTCTCTTAATCATAAATATCAATAGCAACTTGAAAACTATGGAAGACCTTACAGTTAATGCAAATAAATAGAGAAAACATTACAATTTGACAGTAGAGGACCATATATTTCCTTCAAAAGAAAAGTTGGTCTTTCATCAAATCCTTATATACAAATATGATTATGCTAAATTACAAAGCTAAAATTTCCAAACCTAGTACAAAAGGAACTAATATGTTCTCTTTAGACTAGATTGCATTTTAATGTACAGATGTAAAAACCTtcagtattttattcaataaattaTATTGAAAGCTATGCTGCTATAAACATATCAGCAacaatgtaatattttaatataatttaagatAATGATTATATTTTagttgtttaatttttaaaacatgctCTGTTAGAGTATgtcaaattatataaaattaaattcacAGATATGATTTGAAATACTTGTACAGTGAAGTTACTAATTGAATTTTGTCCTGGGAATACACATTTAGGCTCCAAATATTTTGAACATTAATTATACTGATTGAATATGTTAAAGCCTCACTTTTTcagcatttcttcctttttcttgtaTTGATCACTTCCTTTTTCAAATGGAAAGCCACTGAACTGtcctacattttttttcagtgaagtAACCTAAAAAAGAATACAATTGGTCAGTATAAAACAATGTTCTTTATTTCATCTAATTGTCAAAATATCAAAGTACAAATGTGTAGCCTTAAAATCAGACAGCAAACTGTCATGTCAACTTTGACTAAATTCTAAATATATAACAATCGAACTACAGAGAGGTCCTTGATAAATGATCATAATAGAGGCTGCCCATCCATAACAAGACAAGAGGGGCTAAACCTGGCTGCACAAGATCAAGCCTAAGAACAAATGCACACAGTGACAGAACTGAAAAGAGAGCAACAGATACAAatgctgcctctgcaaagaagctgaagaaacaagtGAGCCACCTAGTTAGCTGTTgcaaaaaatgacatgaccaagTAGCAACAAATACATAGGAAGATCtccaagaaataccatttgcaaGCAGGAATTGTTAGGACCATAAAAGAAACaatgtaatagaaaatgaaaaagttaAAAGAAGTTAAATTGCTTTGGCAGACAAGCATCTGCCACATAACCATTGTGGATAAGAAACATGAAAATGTCTGGATAGTGCACatggcagtgcctggagacagcaaaatagaagagaaagaactggagaaaataacaaatagaaacatatgcaaatagaaatagcatgactgtggcaaaagaaagcaaatatagtATGAATAGTAAAAGACACTTTAGGGGCAGTACCAAAAAATCTGGAATACCATTTGAACAAAAGAGGATCAgctttgacaaaatcaccatcagccaattgcaaaaggcagccttactcagaacagcttacatttTGCCACAATACCTTTTACATTTAAtatcatcaaacaacatctgcctatccttgggaaggactcgataggtggacaaaaatgccaaatccagtctaaacatctggctgcgtgatgaaccataataataaaaaatatttgggaTCTGTAACAAAAATTGAACTGTACTTTGACCCAGCACCAGCAGATCCCATATTTATCAAAATTACATTTAAtaacagaaaaatattttataaatagaaaaaatatttatctgaAAGCCTAGAGACAAGGATTCAACCTGTAGCCAATTTTGCATTGCCAATAAGTATGAACACTTACTTCTCTTGAACCGCAATTTTCGTCACAATCACTATTTGTTTTGGAAATGAAAGGAAACTGggagcaaatacaggtagtccttgtcttatgacCATAGTGGAGCccacaattttggtcataagttgttGCAATTGTAGGTTGAAGCACATATAACTGTCATCATGACCATGTTTACAATGATTGTAAAGCTTgtaactgcagtcattaagtgaattgtgtggtcATTAAAAGAATCCAACACAtccaatgggatttttttttgccattttctactGGAAAATACTGCAAATCACAGCCACACAACTGGGCAactctgcacatccatttgtgtatgtgagtcagttgccaagcacccaataTGTGATCATGCAAACATGGGGTTGTAGGTGCAGCAGTTTTAACATTGAGAATGGGTCATAACATAAGTAGCTTTTTTGaaatccatcataactttgaatggttgttgagtgactcattgtaagtcaaggactaaagaTAAACCATGTAATTCTAAGAGGCATAAATAAAATATGTGCCTCAAGTGAAAGAGGCTCATCTGATATTTACCAGGACTAGGGCCTTTATGAGGAATGTACTTGTATAGCTTTTGCTTCTACTTTTATAGCTTAAGTATTTCCCTGTAGAAGACTTGTTTTCAATCTGCTTTTAAGAATGATATGTTTTTAGGAGCCATTTTCTGATAATTTTAACTATTTAtggttttgttattttgtttgcattatgtattatatttttaattttggatgtGATTGGAATTTACTGGATTATATTCTAAATTACTGTAGGCCTCCATTGATGGTAATATGCAGCATATAAATGTGATCAATCTAGGAAATGGTGTGATTTCATAGAATCATTATATATCAACTTAAAACAGTATGAATGAAAAGCATGTTATGATATTTCTTACTGTGCCTGGCCTGTTGTAAAGAAGTTTGTGCAAATTTCGAAGTTCATCAGTTTTCTTCTTACTTAAAAAGTACTGTATTCTTTCAATTTCACAAAGTTTTTGACCCTTTCCTGAAAAGGCAAATATTATGTTATAAACAAAGTTACTTAATTATTTTAGCCAATCTGTTATTTGCTTTAACCAAAGCCCATCCCCACATTTATTGCAATACTGtttcaaaataaacattaaatgtCCCAAATCCCTAAACATAGGATAGTTTAGAAAATTACAAATGTGATCTTTCATATTATATACACAAAAGTTTTCTCttcaattaaagaaagaaaaatgtaatatgCAAAACAAAAAGCTTGCCTGGTGTAA from Thamnophis elegans isolate rThaEle1 chromosome 8, rThaEle1.pri, whole genome shotgun sequence includes these protein-coding regions:
- the DEK gene encoding protein DEK isoform X1 — translated: MSSVSEKDDLLSTEQKEKREPRTENKAENSEDDEEEEEEEEEKEKSLIVEGKREKKKVERLTMQVSSLQKEPFTITPGKGQKLCEIERIQYFLSKKKTDELRNLHKLLYNRPGTVTSLKKNVGQFSGFPFEKGSDQYKKKEEMLKKYRNAMLKSICEVLDLERSGVNSELVARILNFLMHPKPSGKPLPKSKKTPNKGGKKERNSSGTARKAKRTKCPEILTDESSSEDDEKKGKDESSEEDKESEEEPPKKSTKKEKPKQKVASKSKKGSKNAYVKKADSSTTKKSQNSSKKESESENSSDDEPLIKKLKKPPTDEDLKETVKKLLADANLEEVTMKQICKEVYKSYPSYDLSDRKEFIKKTVKELIS
- the DEK gene encoding protein DEK isoform X2 — its product is MSSVSEKDDLLSTEQKEKREPRTENKAENSEDDEEEEEEEEEKEKSLIVEGKREKKKVERLTMQVSSLQKEPFTITPGKGQKLCEIERIQYFLSKKKTDELRNLHKLLYNRPGTVTSLKKNVGQFSGFPFEKGSDQYKKKEEMLKKYRNAMLKSICEVLDLERSGVNSELVARILNFLMHPKPSGKPLPKSKKTPNKGGKKERNSSGTARKAKRTKCPEILTDESSSEDDEKKGKDESSEEDKESEEEPPKKSTKKEKPKQKVASKSKKGSKNAYVKKADSSTTKKSQNSSKKESESENSSDDEPLIKKLKKPPTDEDLKETVKKLLADANLEEVTMKQICKEVYKSYPSYDLSDRKEFIKKTVKEVNT